The following are encoded in a window of Lates calcarifer isolate ASB-BC8 linkage group LG20, TLL_Latcal_v3, whole genome shotgun sequence genomic DNA:
- the wscd1b gene encoding WSC domain-containing protein 1, with translation MVAPLYKLHCLLKRAQMLLLCLGIAYLMAGSILLLQRSSVRVAQPNLASLPPMLSLAAPPTSLRAAGLGMRARSRWATIQSVSGGGAKAGRHWPTSRSLGVQHLHRRWFHSLLPESPEQRVSLHRSSKHKGTYMGCFLHNASDRALGGTMLYDLRKMTSSLCQDTCSESGYQFAGLEYGAECHCGNRISSPRAPEEDCSLVCRGERGSPCGGVGRLSIYKVEEQLPGHRKFRNVHYRGCFKLLKSTVGTFPVYSFQPNLTTQSCIETCTDKELPLAVFKKPNCFCTWTSSLFSLNQQSDNQQCVGNTAANHTSNSTLAAPTEHDGYQVYNTPVLDSRCKERMFLPQRSSSLVALSSFPGAGNTWVRHLIELVTGYYTGSFYFDGTLYNRGFKGEKDYWKSGRSICIKTHESGQKEIEMFDSAILLIRNPYRSLMAEFNRKCAGHLGHATDTQWKSKEWPEFVSSYAPWWASHALSWLKFGRRLLVVHYEELQRALLPQLHLITSFLNATMTEERLLCAQSNQDGHFKRSVAQQPSFDPFTPDMREMIDSFIHTVDQALQSRNFSGLPQEYLPR, from the exons ATGGTGGCACCTCTCTACAAGCTGCACTGCCTCTTGAAGCGGGCtcagatgctgctgctctgcctggGCATCGCCTATCTGATGGCAGGCAGCATCCTCCTCTTGCAGCGCTCCAGCGTCAGAGTCGCCCAGCCAAACCTCGCCAGCCTGCCGCCCATGCTGTCCCTTGCAGCACCTCCTACCTCCCTCAGGGCTGCAGGCCTGGGCATGAGGGCACGCTCCAGATGGGCCACCATTCAGTCTGTGTCCGGAGGGGGAGCCAAGGCAGGGCGACACTGGCCCACTTCCCGGAGCCTTGGGGTCCAACACTTGCATCGCCGCTGGTTTCACAGTCTGCTGCCAGAGAGTCCAGAGCAGAGAGTCTCTCTCCACAGGAGCAGCAAACACAAAG GAACCTACATGGGATGCTTTCTGCACAATGCCAGTGATCGCGCCCTGGGAGGAACCATGCTTTATGACCTGCGCAAAATGACCAGTTCTCTGTGTCAGGACACCTGCTCAGAAAG tgGGTACCAGTTTGCAGGCCTGGAGTACGGAGCTGAATGCCACTGCGGGAACCGTATCAGTAGCCCACGGGCTCCCGAGGAGGACTGCAGTCTGGTGTGTCGGGGTGAGAGGGGGTCTCCGTGTGGTGGCGTGGGCCGACTCTCCATTTACaaggtggaggagcagctgccAGGTCACAGAAAAT TCAGAAATGTCCACTACCGTGGCTGCTTCAAGTTGCTGAAGAGCACAGTCGGCACATTCCCTGTCTACTCCTTTCAACCCAACCTAACAACACAGTCCTGCATCGAGACCTGCACTGATAAG GAGCTCCCACTGGCTGTGTTCAAGAAGCCGAACTGTTTCTGCACGTGGACGTCGTCTCTTTTCAGTCTCAACCAGCAGTCTGACAACCAGCAGTGTGTGGGGAATACTGCTGCGAACCACACCAGCAACTCCACACTTGCAGCACCCACTGAGCATGACGGCTACCAGGTGTATAACACACCTGTGCTTG ACTCCAGGTGCAAAGAGAGAATGTTTCTGCCTCAGAGATCCAGCTCCCTGGTGGCTCTTTCTAGTTTTCCTGGTGCAGGCAACACCTGGGTACGGCACCTGATCGAGCTCGTGACTGGCTACTACACTGGCAGCTTCTATTTCGACGGCACGTTATACAACAGAG GTTTCAAAGGAGAGAAGGACTACTGGAAGAGTGGCCGCAGCATTTGCATAAAGACCCATGAGAGTGGTCAGAAAGAGATTGAGATGTTCGATTCTGCCATCCTGCTGATTCGCAACCCTTACCGCTCCCTCATGGCTGAATTCAACCGCAAGTGTGCTGGACATTTAGGACACGCCACAGATACACAGTGGAAAAGTAAAG AATGGCCAGAGTTTGTCTCCAGCTATGCCCCCTGGTGGGCATCCCATGCTCTGAGCTGGCTGAAATTTGGACGCCGCCTGCTGGTGGTGCATtatgaggagctgcagagagctCTTCTCCCTCAGCTCCATCTAATCACAAGCTTTCTAAATGCCACTATGACTGAGGAGAGGCTGCTTTGTGCCCAGAGCAACCAGGACGGGCATTTCAAACGCTCGGTGGCACAGCAGCCCTCATTTGACCCATTCACCCCTGACATGAGAGAGATGATTGACTCCTTCATTCACACTGTCGACCAGGCACTGCAGAGCAGGAACTTTAGCGGACTTCCACAGGAATACCTTCCCAGATGA